From one Coffea eugenioides isolate CCC68of chromosome 11, Ceug_1.0, whole genome shotgun sequence genomic stretch:
- the LOC113753743 gene encoding uncharacterized protein LOC113753743, whose amino-acid sequence MASCVWTPRMRATYSSVCLDCRPTSRRRRTGVNFSGPSVVRCRKSDSLFMCTRRIYCSTANDNEARSSDKQTGIQLYRDIERLLTETVKQSQGDWRTSSNWSELEGAWVLRPRNSKPVSIVHFIGGIFVGAAPQLTYRLFLESLAEEGILVIATPYASGFDHFLIADEVQFKFDRCRRLLQEPEQDLPCFGIGHSLGSVIHLLIGSRYAVQRNGNVLMAFNNKEASIAIPLFSPVLVPMAQSIGPILSQVASSPTIRLGAEMTLKQLENLSPPIMKQVLPLVEQLPPLYKELVNGRENFTPIPEQTKRLIRSYYGISRNLLIKFKDDTIDETSVLAQILSSESAISSMLDMSIRSLPGDHGLPLQQALPDVPPAMADAVNRGGEFLASLTAGTPWETVAKEVSNSLGRDARLVRPEMSKDMDLLVNVITSWMKGNTSTRLLRP is encoded by the exons ATGGCGAGTTGTGTATGGACGCCGCGTATGCGGGCTACCTATTCTTCTGTATGCTTGGACTGCCGCCCCACCTCACGGAGGCGGAGGACAGGCGTCAATTTCAGTGGCCCCTCAGTTGTCAGATGTCGCAAATCTGACTCGCTGTTTATGTGCACCAGAAGAATCTATTGCAGCACCGCTAATGACAACGAAGCTAGGAGCAGTGACAAACAAACTGGAATTCAGCTTTACAGAGATATTGAGAG ATTGCTTACGGAGACAGTTAAGCAATCTCAAGGTGATTGGCGAACTTCAAGCAACTGGAGCGAACTTGAG GGTGCATGGGTGTTGAGACCAAGAAATTCAAAACCAGTGTCCATTGTACATTTCATTGGTGGTATATTCGTTGGGGCTGCCCCTCAGCTTACCTACCGCTTGTTTTTGGAGAGCCTTGCAGAAGA AGGTATATTGGTTATCGCTACCCCTTATGCTAGTGGGTTTGATCACTTTCTTATCGCAGATGAAGTGCAGTTTAAATTTGATAGATGTCGTCGATTGCTTCAGGAACCG GAACAAGATCTTCCTTGTTTTGGCATCGGGCATTCTCTGGGATCTGTCATTCACCTATTGATCG GCTCAAGGTATGCCGTGCAAAGAAATGGGAATGTATTGATGGCATTCAACAATAAG GAAGCAAGTATAGCCATTCCCTTGTTCTCACCTGTTCTCGTACCAATGGCTCAAAGCATTGGACCAATTTTGTCACAAGTTGCATCATCTCCAACAATTCGTCTTGGG GCAGAGATGACTCTGAAGCAATTAGAGAACCTTAGCCCTCCAATTATGAAGCAGGTTCTTCCTCTGGTTGAGCAACTTCCTCCATTATATAAGGAGTTGGTTAACGGGAGGGAGAATTTTACCCCAATACCAGAACAGACTAAAAGACTG ATAAGGTCTTATTATGGGATTTCaaggaatcttttaataaagtTCAAAGACGATACGATTGATGAAACATCAGTACTAGCCCAGATACTTAGCTCAGAATCTGCTATCAGTTCAATGCTTGATATGTCCATACGCTCATTACCTGGGGATCATGGGCTTCCGCTCCAGCAG GCTCTGCCAGATGTTCCCCCAGCAATGGCAGATGCGGTGAATCGGGGTGGAGAGTTTTTGGCATCTTTAACTGCGGGGACACCATGGGAGACAGTTGCCAAAGAAGTAAGCAATTCTCTTGGCAGGGACGCGAGACTTGTTCGTCCAGAAATGTCCAAGGACATGGACCTCCTTGTCAATGTAATAACTTCCTGGATGAAGGGAAACACAAGTACAAGACTTTTAAGGCCCTGA
- the LOC113753393 gene encoding DNA repair RAD52-like protein 2, chloroplastic, with product MLIQRTTSGPPSSEVCLPVVFSRDRTRVTLSQLHFRSSCIILDRRTLRVSAADRGRNISAGGGGSDGITNINSGSGSAQNTKNNNDGDTRKGSPPSSSSSSSSSSNYVVPLDKSSCITRPLAEILRDLNKRIPDNIIKSAPHLDRDHYPTFIPWYHANRMLSFYAPGWCGEIRDVIFSENGSVTVVYRVTIRGSDGEAHRESTGTVSSSNGQVVDLVAAAEEIAFCRACARFGLGLYLYHD from the exons ATGTTAATTCAGAGGACAACATCGGGACCGCCGTCGTCGGAGGTTTGCTTACCTGTGGTGTTCAGCCGGGATCGGACACGTGTGACACTGAGCCAGCTTCATTTCAGAAGCAGCTGTATCATACTCGATAGAAGAACACTGCGGGTGTCAGCTGCGGATCGCGGTAGAAATATTAGCGCCGGCGGTGGAGGCAGCGATGGAATAACTAATATCAATAGCGGCAGCGGCAGTGCGCAAAACACCAAAAACAACAACGATGGCGATACTAGGAAAGGGAGTCCGCCTTCGTCGTCGTCctcatcctcctcctcctccaatTACGTGGTGCCGCTGGACAAGTCTTCCTGCATCACTCGGCCGCTCGCCGAGATCCTCCGAGACCTCAACAAGAGAATTCCAGATAACATCATCAAATCAGCTCCGCATCTGGATCGGGATCATTATCCCACGTTCATCCCCTG GTACCATGCCAACCGCATGTTAAGCTTTTATGCCCCAG GTTGGTGTGGTGAAATACGCGACGTTATTTTCTCTGAGAATGGAAGTGTTACAGTGGTTTACCGTGTCACCATACGAGGTTCGGATGGTGAG GCACACCGGGAATCAACCGGGACTGTGTCATCCAGCAATGGCCAGGTTGTAGATCTTGTAGCTGCAGCAGAGGAAATCGCATTTTGCCGAGCATGTGCTCGATTTGGACTAGGCTTATATCTCTATCATGATTAA